Proteins from one Mixophyes fleayi isolate aMixFle1 chromosome 9, aMixFle1.hap1, whole genome shotgun sequence genomic window:
- the LOC142101937 gene encoding peptidoglycan recognition protein 1-like yields the protein MIRLLVLLSVLCVAANGCPTIITRAQWGGRNPTCRSKLSTPVPNVVIHHTEGGFCNSRATCSAQMRNIQTYHMKTRGWCDIGYNFLIGEDGQVYEGRGWTTHGAHAKSYNPISSGISFIGSFTNRPPNNAALNAAKRLIACGVAKNLIRRSYILKGHRNVMSTSCPGNSLYRVIQGWPRFKA from the exons ATGATACGTCTGCTTGTGCTTCTGTCAGTCCTCTGCGTCGCAGCAAATG GCTGTCCAACTATTATAACCAGGGCGCAATGGGGCGGCAGGAATCCGACATGCAGATCCAAGCTGTCTACCCCCGTACCGAACGTGGTCATCCACCACACAGAAGGGGGATTCTGTAACTCCAGAGCCACGTGCAGCGCACAAATGAGAAACATACAGACCTATCATATGAAGACTAGAGGCTGGTGCGACATCGGATACAA cttCCTAATTGGGGAGGATGGACAAGTCTATGAAGGACGAGGTTGGACAACTCATGGAGCTCATGCAAAATCCTACAACCCCATCTCCAGTGGTATCAGCTTCATAGGATCCTTCACCA ATCGCCCTCCCAACAATGCAGCTCTAAATGCAGCTAAAAGACTCATCGCTTGTGGGGTGGCAAAAAATTTAATTAGAAGGAGTTATATACTGAAGGGGCATCGCAATGTGATGAGCACAAGCTGTCCGGGAAACAGCCTCTACAGAGTCATCCAGGGCTGGCCTCGTTTTAAAGCTTGA
- the LOC142101397 gene encoding peptidoglycan-recognition protein SC2-like, protein MVSHGCHERQENKAIYTLSSERCPNIISKSAWGAKKTSCRDRLSNPVPWVIIHHTAGASCNTKASCISQVKGIQNFHMNSNKWCDVGYNFLVGNDGSVYEGRGWTMVGAHAKGSNSKSIGISFIGDYMTKLPSQAALNAAKRLISCGVSKRMIQPNYTLKGHRNVGSTDCPGNALYNNIKSWGRFKA, encoded by the exons ATGGTGTCACATGGCTGCCATGAACGCCAGGAAAACAAAGCGATCTATACCCTTAGCAGTGAGC GATGCCCTAATATCATAAGCAAGTCTGCCTGGGGGGCAAAGAAGACAAGCTGCAGAGACCGCCTATCGAACCCCGTCCCATGGGTGATCATCCACCACACAGCTGGGGCAAGTTGTAATACAAAGGCGTCCTGCATCAGTCAAGTGAAAGGCATTCAGAACTTCCACATGAATAGTAATAAATGGTGTGACGTCGGCTACAA ctttCTAGTCGGCAATGATGGCAGCGTATACGAAGGTCGTGGCTGGACAATGGTGGGAGCTCATGCCAAAGGTTCCAACAGCAAGTCCATTGGGATCTCTTTCATTGGAGACTATATGA CTAAACTACCATCTCAGGCCGCACTAAACGCAGCTAAAAGACTCATCAGTTGTGGGGTTTCCAAACGAATGATTCAACCAAATTATACCCTGAAGGGACATCGCAACGTGGGCAGCACTGATTGCCCCGGGAACGCCTTATATAACAACATCAAATCCTGGGGCAGATTTAAGGCGTAA